The proteins below are encoded in one region of Carassius auratus strain Wakin unplaced genomic scaffold, ASM336829v1 scaf_tig00214183_4049273_7079891, whole genome shotgun sequence:
- the LOC113091369 gene encoding cohesin subunit SA-2-like isoform X1, whose product MIAAQDLQTDFHQEGYARLSDTDLEDFEGRNGRLGKGKKGKKSLGEKLKGSEVRGRVNGHHQESTTEIQNLSLFEIVKLGKSATQSVVDDWIESYKADRDPALLELINFFIHCSGCKGAVSSEMFRHMQNSEIIRKMTEEFDEDSGDYPLAMAGPVWKKFKLSLCEFIAVLVRQCQYSIIYDEYMMDTVISLLTGLSDSQVRAFRHTSTLAAMKLMTALVNVALNLSINLDNTQRQYETERNKSIGKRANERLELLLQKRKELQENQDEIENMMNAIFKGVFIHRYRDVIAEIRVVCIEEIGMWMKMYSEAFLNDSYLKYVGWTMYDKQGEVRLKCLTALQSLYYSRELNARLELFTSRFKDRIVSMTLDKEYDVAVQAIKLLTLALQSNDEILTAEDCESVYHLVYSAHRPVAVAAGEFLYKKLFSHHGPEDEGRPRRGRQCLNANLIRTTVLFFLESELHEHGAYLVDSLWDCASELLKDWESMISLLLDEPYPGEEALTDTQEAALIEIMLCAVRQSCECHPPIGRGPGKRVLTAKEKKTQLDDRTKITETFAVALPLLLAKYSVDPEKVTNLLQFPQYFDLEIYTTGRLEKHLDALLRQVRDVVEKHTDKDVLEACSMTFHALCNEDFTIYNRVDIVRSQILDEQIDKFHRLLEDVLHEGEEPDEDDAYQVLSTLKRITAFHNAHDLTKWDLFTSNYKLLNSGLQNGDMPEQIVAHALQCTHYVILWHLAKVSEGSASKDDMVLLRRQVRAFCMMCQMYLNSMSTVVKEQAFTILCDALLIFSYQIVTSGREALEPLVFSPDASLQSELLNFILDHVFVDQDEDTSTDDEANKIEALHRRRNLLAAFCKLIIYNVVEMKIGADIFKQYIRYYNDYGDIIKETMSKARQIDKIQCAKTLILSLQQLFNEMLSDLGCNFDRSAYAFCGIKELARRFSLTFGLDQLKTREAIAMLHKDGIEFAFKEPSPQGEGGPPLNLAFLDILSEFSSKLLRQDKKTVHLYLERFMTFQMALQRDDCWLPLISYRNSLQVGADDDTLSVISGMSSRSSARSRRSKPPAASKRKLPEEESSCSSSDVSMWVNREQSGPHTPVMMSSPHIVSTVLRDAKKICPEQGYMGVYSMSNETQHTPLQQPHQHMDYNSQVAWMMAQKQQQERASLQYGKMRGHIQHTIRRGSGLMEDDEEPIVEDVMMSSEERLDDLNEGMEFDTMDIDLPPSKNRRERSELKPDYFDPASIMDDSVLNVSMF is encoded by the exons ATGATAGCAGCTCAAGACCTTCAAACAGACTTCCACCA GGAAGGATACGCTCGGCTCTCGGACACCGATCTTGAAGATTTTGAGGGCCGGAATGGCAGACTTGGGAAAGGGAAG AAGGGGAAGAAGTCCCTTGGAGAGAAGTTGAAGGGTTCAGAGGTGAGAGGTCGGGTAAATGGCCACCATCAGGAGAGCACCACGGAGATTCAGAATCTCAGCTTGTTTGAGATTGTCAAATTGGGAAAGAGTGCCACACAG tcaGTGGTTGATGACTGGATCGAGTCCTATAAGGCGGACAGAGATCCTGCCCTGTTGGAACTCATCAACTTCTTTATCCACTGCTCCGGctgtaaag GTGCGGTGAGCTCTGAGATGTTTCGACACATGCAGAATTCTGAGATCATCAGGAAAATGACAGAAGAGTTTGATGAg gatagTGGTGATTATCCACTGGCGATGGCAGGTCCGGTGTGGAAGAAGTTTAAGTTAAGCTTGTGTGAGTTCATCGCGGTCCTGGTCCGACAGTGCCAGTACAGCATCATCTATGATGAGTACATGATGGACACGGTCATCTCTCTCCTCACGGGCCTCTCAGACTCACAGGTCAGAGCGTTCAGACACACCAGCACCCTGGCAG CCATGAAATTGATGACAGCTCTGGTGAATGTTGCTCTGAATCTGAGCATCAATTTGGACAacacacaaagacaatatgagACAGAGCGCAACAAGAGCATCGGGAAACGAGCCAATGAACGCCTGGAGCTCCTGCTGCAAAAACGCAAGGAG CTCCAGGAAAACCAGGATGAGATTGAGAACATGATGAATGCCATTTTTAAAGGAGTTTTCATCCACAGATACAG GGATGTGATTGCTGAGATCAGGGTTGTCTGCATTGAAGAGATTGGTATGTGGATGAAGATGTACAGTGAGGCTTTTCTTAATGACAGTTACCTGAAGTACGTGGGCTGGACCATGTATGATAAG CAAGGTGAGGTTCGTCTGAAGTGTCTTACAGCTCTTCAGAGTTTGTATTATAGCAGAGAACTCAACGCCCGACTGGAACTCTTCACCAGCCGCTTCAAG GATCGAATTGTGTCCATGACTCTGGATAAGGAATATGATGTTGCTGTTCAGGCAATTAAGCTGCTGACGCTGGCTCTGCA GAGTAATGATGAGATTTTGACAGCTGAAGACTGTGAGAGCGTCTATCACTTGGTTTACTCTGCCCACCGACCAGTTGCCGTGGCTGCAGGGGAGTTTCTCTACAAAAA GTTATTCAGTCATCATGGTCCAGAGGATGAGGGGCGGCCCAGGAGAGGCAGACAGTGCTTGAATGCTAACCTCATCAGAACAACGGTCTTGTTCTTTCTGGAGAGTGAG CTGCATGAGCACGGCGCGTACCTGGTGGATAGCCTGTGGGATTGTGCGTCAGAGCTGCTGAAGGACTGGGAGAGTATGATCAGCCTGCTGCTGGATGAACCTTACCCTGGAGAAGAGG cccTCACTGACACTCAGGAAGCTGCTCTGATTGAGATCATGCTCTGTGCTGTCAGACAGAGCTGTGAGTGTCACCCACCTATCGGACGAGGCCCTGGTAAAAGG GTCTTAACtgctaaagaaaagaaaacccagCTGGATGATCGAACAAAGATAACAGAAACGTTTGCTGTGGCTCTGCCTCTGTTACTCGCTAAA TATTCAGTGGACCCAGAGAAGGTCACTAATCTTTTGCAGTTTCCTCAGTATTTTGATCTGGAGATCTATACAACCGGTCGGCTGGAGAAG CATCTGGATGCTTTGCTGCGTCAGGTCCGTGATGTGGTGGAGAAGCACACAGACAAGGATGTGTTAGAGGCATGTTCCATGACATTCCATGCACTGTGCAATGAGGATTTCACCATCTATAACCGCGTGGATATTGTCCGCAGCCAGATACTTGACGAACAGATTGATAAGTTCCACCGTCTTCTGGAAGACGTCCTGCACGAG GGAGAGGAGCCTGATGAAGATGATGCCTATCAAGTTTTGTCAACACTCAAAAGAATCACAGCTTTCCACAA TGCACATGACCTCACTAAATGGGACCTTTTCACCAGCAactacaaacttttgaactctggCCTACAAAACGGGGATATGCCTGAGCAG ATCGTGGCTCATGCACTCCAATGCACTCACTATGTCATACTCTGGCACTTGGCTAAGGTTTCGGAGGGCAGTGCCAGTaag GATGACATGGTGCTGCTGCGGAGGCAGGTGAGAGCCTTCTGTATGATGTGTCAAATGTACCTGAATAGTATGAGCACTGTTGTCAAAGAACAG GCCTTCACCATTCTCTGTGATGCACTCCTGATCTTCAGTTATCAGATTGTGACATCAGGGCGAGAAGCTTTAGAGCCATTGGTGTTCAGTCCAGATGCATCCTTACAGAGCGAACTACTCAACTTTATCCTAGATCACGTGTTTGTTGACCAGGATGAGGACACCAGCACAG ATGATGAGGCTAATAAGATTGAGGCGCTCCACAGACGCAGGAATTTGCTGGCTGCCTTCTGCAAATTGATAATCTACAACGTGGTGGAGATGAAGATAGGAGCAGATATCTTCAAACAATACATAAGA tACTATAATGATTACGGTGATATCATTAAGGAGACCATGAGTAAAGCGCGTCAGATCGACAAGATTCAGTGTGCCAAGACTCTGATCCTCAGCTTGCAGCAG CTGTTTAATGAGATGCTGAGTGATCTGGGCTGTAACTTTGATCGGTCCGCATATGCATTTTGTGGGATTAAAGAACTGGCCCGGCGCTTCTCGCTCACGTTTGGACTCGATCAACTCAAAACCAGAGAGGCGATTGCAATGCTCCACAA GGATGGAATAGAATTTGCCTTTAAAGAACCCAGTCCACAGGGGGAGGGTGGCCCACCTCTCAACCTCGCATTCCTTGACATCCTCAGTGAGTTTTCCTCCAAACTACTGAGGCAGGACAAGAAGACTGT GCACCTGTATCTAGAGCGCTTTATGACCTTTCAGATGGCCCTGCAGAGGGATGACTGCTGGTTACCGCTCATCTCCTACCGGAACTCTCTGCAGGTGGGTGCTGACGATGACACTCTGTCCGTCATCAGCGGTATGAGCAGCAGGAGCTCTGCCCGCAGTCGCAGAAGCAAACCACCTGCCGCTAGCAAGAGAAAACTGCCTGAGG AGGAGAGTAGCTGTAGCAGCAGTGATGTGAGCATGTGGGTAAATCGTGAGCAGAGTGGCCCGCACACTCCTGTAATGATGTCATCCCCCCACATTGTCTCCACTGTCCTGCGAGACGCAAAAAAGATCTGCCCTGAGCAGGGGTACATGGGAGTTTACAGCATGAGCAACGAAACGCAACACACACCCCTGCAGCAGCCACACCAACACATGGACTACAA ttctcAGGTCGCATGGATGATGGCCCAAAAACAGCAGCAGGAAAGAGCAAGCCTGCAGTATGGCAAGATGAGAGGCCACATTCAGCACACCAT
- the LOC113091369 gene encoding cohesin subunit SA-2-like isoform X2, whose protein sequence is MFRHMQNSEIIRKMTEEFDEDSGDYPLAMAGPVWKKFKLSLCEFIAVLVRQCQYSIIYDEYMMDTVISLLTGLSDSQVRAFRHTSTLAAMKLMTALVNVALNLSINLDNTQRQYETERNKSIGKRANERLELLLQKRKELQENQDEIENMMNAIFKGVFIHRYRDVIAEIRVVCIEEIGMWMKMYSEAFLNDSYLKYVGWTMYDKQGEVRLKCLTALQSLYYSRELNARLELFTSRFKDRIVSMTLDKEYDVAVQAIKLLTLALQSNDEILTAEDCESVYHLVYSAHRPVAVAAGEFLYKKLFSHHGPEDEGRPRRGRQCLNANLIRTTVLFFLESELHEHGAYLVDSLWDCASELLKDWESMISLLLDEPYPGEEALTDTQEAALIEIMLCAVRQSCECHPPIGRGPGKRVLTAKEKKTQLDDRTKITETFAVALPLLLAKYSVDPEKVTNLLQFPQYFDLEIYTTGRLEKHLDALLRQVRDVVEKHTDKDVLEACSMTFHALCNEDFTIYNRVDIVRSQILDEQIDKFHRLLEDVLHEGEEPDEDDAYQVLSTLKRITAFHNAHDLTKWDLFTSNYKLLNSGLQNGDMPEQIVAHALQCTHYVILWHLAKVSEGSASKDDMVLLRRQVRAFCMMCQMYLNSMSTVVKEQAFTILCDALLIFSYQIVTSGREALEPLVFSPDASLQSELLNFILDHVFVDQDEDTSTDDEANKIEALHRRRNLLAAFCKLIIYNVVEMKIGADIFKQYIRYYNDYGDIIKETMSKARQIDKIQCAKTLILSLQQLFNEMLSDLGCNFDRSAYAFCGIKELARRFSLTFGLDQLKTREAIAMLHKDGIEFAFKEPSPQGEGGPPLNLAFLDILSEFSSKLLRQDKKTVHLYLERFMTFQMALQRDDCWLPLISYRNSLQVGADDDTLSVISGMSSRSSARSRRSKPPAASKRKLPEEESSCSSSDVSMWVNREQSGPHTPVMMSSPHIVSTVLRDAKKICPEQGYMGVYSMSNETQHTPLQQPHQHMDYNSQVAWMMAQKQQQERASLQYGKMRGHIQHTIRRGSGLMEDDEEPIVEDVMMSSEERLDDLNEGMEFDTMDIDLPPSKNRRERSELKPDYFDPASIMDDSVLNVSMF, encoded by the exons ATGTTTCGACACATGCAGAATTCTGAGATCATCAGGAAAATGACAGAAGAGTTTGATGAg gatagTGGTGATTATCCACTGGCGATGGCAGGTCCGGTGTGGAAGAAGTTTAAGTTAAGCTTGTGTGAGTTCATCGCGGTCCTGGTCCGACAGTGCCAGTACAGCATCATCTATGATGAGTACATGATGGACACGGTCATCTCTCTCCTCACGGGCCTCTCAGACTCACAGGTCAGAGCGTTCAGACACACCAGCACCCTGGCAG CCATGAAATTGATGACAGCTCTGGTGAATGTTGCTCTGAATCTGAGCATCAATTTGGACAacacacaaagacaatatgagACAGAGCGCAACAAGAGCATCGGGAAACGAGCCAATGAACGCCTGGAGCTCCTGCTGCAAAAACGCAAGGAG CTCCAGGAAAACCAGGATGAGATTGAGAACATGATGAATGCCATTTTTAAAGGAGTTTTCATCCACAGATACAG GGATGTGATTGCTGAGATCAGGGTTGTCTGCATTGAAGAGATTGGTATGTGGATGAAGATGTACAGTGAGGCTTTTCTTAATGACAGTTACCTGAAGTACGTGGGCTGGACCATGTATGATAAG CAAGGTGAGGTTCGTCTGAAGTGTCTTACAGCTCTTCAGAGTTTGTATTATAGCAGAGAACTCAACGCCCGACTGGAACTCTTCACCAGCCGCTTCAAG GATCGAATTGTGTCCATGACTCTGGATAAGGAATATGATGTTGCTGTTCAGGCAATTAAGCTGCTGACGCTGGCTCTGCA GAGTAATGATGAGATTTTGACAGCTGAAGACTGTGAGAGCGTCTATCACTTGGTTTACTCTGCCCACCGACCAGTTGCCGTGGCTGCAGGGGAGTTTCTCTACAAAAA GTTATTCAGTCATCATGGTCCAGAGGATGAGGGGCGGCCCAGGAGAGGCAGACAGTGCTTGAATGCTAACCTCATCAGAACAACGGTCTTGTTCTTTCTGGAGAGTGAG CTGCATGAGCACGGCGCGTACCTGGTGGATAGCCTGTGGGATTGTGCGTCAGAGCTGCTGAAGGACTGGGAGAGTATGATCAGCCTGCTGCTGGATGAACCTTACCCTGGAGAAGAGG cccTCACTGACACTCAGGAAGCTGCTCTGATTGAGATCATGCTCTGTGCTGTCAGACAGAGCTGTGAGTGTCACCCACCTATCGGACGAGGCCCTGGTAAAAGG GTCTTAACtgctaaagaaaagaaaacccagCTGGATGATCGAACAAAGATAACAGAAACGTTTGCTGTGGCTCTGCCTCTGTTACTCGCTAAA TATTCAGTGGACCCAGAGAAGGTCACTAATCTTTTGCAGTTTCCTCAGTATTTTGATCTGGAGATCTATACAACCGGTCGGCTGGAGAAG CATCTGGATGCTTTGCTGCGTCAGGTCCGTGATGTGGTGGAGAAGCACACAGACAAGGATGTGTTAGAGGCATGTTCCATGACATTCCATGCACTGTGCAATGAGGATTTCACCATCTATAACCGCGTGGATATTGTCCGCAGCCAGATACTTGACGAACAGATTGATAAGTTCCACCGTCTTCTGGAAGACGTCCTGCACGAG GGAGAGGAGCCTGATGAAGATGATGCCTATCAAGTTTTGTCAACACTCAAAAGAATCACAGCTTTCCACAA TGCACATGACCTCACTAAATGGGACCTTTTCACCAGCAactacaaacttttgaactctggCCTACAAAACGGGGATATGCCTGAGCAG ATCGTGGCTCATGCACTCCAATGCACTCACTATGTCATACTCTGGCACTTGGCTAAGGTTTCGGAGGGCAGTGCCAGTaag GATGACATGGTGCTGCTGCGGAGGCAGGTGAGAGCCTTCTGTATGATGTGTCAAATGTACCTGAATAGTATGAGCACTGTTGTCAAAGAACAG GCCTTCACCATTCTCTGTGATGCACTCCTGATCTTCAGTTATCAGATTGTGACATCAGGGCGAGAAGCTTTAGAGCCATTGGTGTTCAGTCCAGATGCATCCTTACAGAGCGAACTACTCAACTTTATCCTAGATCACGTGTTTGTTGACCAGGATGAGGACACCAGCACAG ATGATGAGGCTAATAAGATTGAGGCGCTCCACAGACGCAGGAATTTGCTGGCTGCCTTCTGCAAATTGATAATCTACAACGTGGTGGAGATGAAGATAGGAGCAGATATCTTCAAACAATACATAAGA tACTATAATGATTACGGTGATATCATTAAGGAGACCATGAGTAAAGCGCGTCAGATCGACAAGATTCAGTGTGCCAAGACTCTGATCCTCAGCTTGCAGCAG CTGTTTAATGAGATGCTGAGTGATCTGGGCTGTAACTTTGATCGGTCCGCATATGCATTTTGTGGGATTAAAGAACTGGCCCGGCGCTTCTCGCTCACGTTTGGACTCGATCAACTCAAAACCAGAGAGGCGATTGCAATGCTCCACAA GGATGGAATAGAATTTGCCTTTAAAGAACCCAGTCCACAGGGGGAGGGTGGCCCACCTCTCAACCTCGCATTCCTTGACATCCTCAGTGAGTTTTCCTCCAAACTACTGAGGCAGGACAAGAAGACTGT GCACCTGTATCTAGAGCGCTTTATGACCTTTCAGATGGCCCTGCAGAGGGATGACTGCTGGTTACCGCTCATCTCCTACCGGAACTCTCTGCAGGTGGGTGCTGACGATGACACTCTGTCCGTCATCAGCGGTATGAGCAGCAGGAGCTCTGCCCGCAGTCGCAGAAGCAAACCACCTGCCGCTAGCAAGAGAAAACTGCCTGAGG AGGAGAGTAGCTGTAGCAGCAGTGATGTGAGCATGTGGGTAAATCGTGAGCAGAGTGGCCCGCACACTCCTGTAATGATGTCATCCCCCCACATTGTCTCCACTGTCCTGCGAGACGCAAAAAAGATCTGCCCTGAGCAGGGGTACATGGGAGTTTACAGCATGAGCAACGAAACGCAACACACACCCCTGCAGCAGCCACACCAACACATGGACTACAA ttctcAGGTCGCATGGATGATGGCCCAAAAACAGCAGCAGGAAAGAGCAAGCCTGCAGTATGGCAAGATGAGAGGCCACATTCAGCACACCAT
- the LOC113091392 gene encoding protein CWC15 homolog, translating to MTTAARPTFEPARGGRGKGEGDLSALSKQYSSRDLPGHTKIKYRQPTQDAPEEVRARDFRRELEERERVAVKSRDRGAREHTTSSSSSSSSSSKRPRLDQIPAANLDADDPLTDDEDDSDSGSDSDDDTAALLAELEKIKKERAEELEKKEREQKAEEERIRMENILSGNPLLNLAGQQQQQQQQQLKTQSQNAFSVKRRWDDDVVFKNCAKGVDEARKEKRFINDTLRSEFHKKFMEKYVK from the exons ATGACCACAGCAGCAAGGCCAACATTTGAGCCTGCAAGAGGAGGACGGGGCAAAGGAGAGGGGGATCTGAGTGCTTTGTCTAAACAGTACTCCAGCAGAGACCTGCCAGGACACACCAAGATCAAATACAG ACAGCCCACTCAGGATGCTCCAGAAGAGGTGAGAGCTCGTGATTTCAGACGCGagctggaggagagagagagggttgcTGTTAAGAGCAGAGACAGAGGAGCACGAG AGCACAccacttcctcttcttcttcatcttcatcctcctccaaACGGCCACGTTTGGATCAGATTCCTGCTGCCAACCTGGATGCTGATGATCCTCTCACTGAT gatGAAGATGACTCTGACTCCGGCTCTGACAGTGATGATGACACTGCCGCCCTGCTGGCTGAACTGGAGAAGATCAAAAAGGAGCGAGCTGAGGAGCTGGAGAAAAAG GAAAGGGAACAGAAAGCAGAGGAGGAGAGGATACGTATGGAGAACATTCTGAGTGGAAATCCATTGCTCAATCTGGCaggccagcagcagcagcagcaacaacaacaactaaaaacacAGAGCCAGAACGCATTCAGTGTGAAGAGAAG GTGGGATGATGATGTCGTGTTTAAAAACTGCGCTAAAGGAGTGGATGAAGCTCGTAAAGAGAAACGCTTCATTAATGACACCCTGCGCTCTGAATTCCACAAGAAATTCATGgagaaatatgttaaataa